The following are from one region of the Platichthys flesus chromosome 2, fPlaFle2.1, whole genome shotgun sequence genome:
- the alpl gene encoding alkaline phosphatase, tissue-nonspecific isozyme isoform X1, translating to MERGIIGTNQGKRDHQGIYFPHKPFFNISTDFLRCNSWILNIKTVVRLCSRRAPSASPSGMLWPSRETRQPRGDENMKVTAVLIICSCLISGSLGKPQFPDQEKEPKFWNAWAQRTLKNALSLQKLNTNKADNLILFLGDGMGVPTVTAARILKGQLSGFSGEETQLEMDKFPFVSLAKTYNTNAQVPDSAGTATAYLCGVKANEGTVGVSAAAVRSNCKTAKGNEVTSILKWAKDAGKSVGIVTTTRVNHATPSAAYAHSVDRDWYSDNEMPEEALQSGCRDIARQLFENIPNIDVIMGGGRKYMFPKNQSDVEYPSVAKHSGTRKDGRNLVEEWIDRTKAKKGHYVWNKKQLLSLNPNNVDYLLGLFEPGDLPFDLERNQETDPSLTEMVEVAIKILKRNPSGFYLLVEGGRIDHGHHEGKAKHALHEAVEMDRAIGQAGLLTSSHNTMTVVTADHSHMFNFGGYTSRGNTIFGLAPMMSDVDQKPFTSILYGNGPGYKIVSGVRENVSTIDYEENNYQAQAAVPLSMETHGGEDVAVFAKGPLAHLLHGIHEQNYIPHVMAYAACIGQNREHCMSSSGKAPPLHPALSSIAALLTAARLLC from the exons atggaacgAGGGATTATTGGCACAAATCAAGGCAAAAGGGATCATCAAGGAATTTATTTTCCACATAAGCCTTTTTTTAACATATCGACTGATTTCCTAAGgtgtaattcatggatcttgaatataaaaacag TTGTGAGGCTGTGCAGCAGACGGGCTCCCTCAGCTTCTCCAAGTGGCATGTTATGGCCGTCTAGAGAAACACGTCAGCCGCGCGGAGACGAAAACATGAAGGTGACAGCCGTGCTCATCATCTGCTCCTGTCTGATCTCGGGGAGTCTGGGGAAGCCGCAGTTCCCTG ATCAAGAAAAGGAGCCCAAGTTTTGGAATGCGTGGGCCCAGCGAACCCTGAAAAACGCCCTGAGTCTGCAAAAACTCAATACAAACAAAGCAGACaacctcatcctcttcctcggAGATG GGATGGGCGTTCCAACGGTGACGGCTGCTCGAATCCTGAAGGGTCAGCTGAGCGGATTTAGCGGAGAGGAGACGCAGCTGGAGATGGACAAGTTCCCTTTTGTGTCTCTGGCTAAG ACATACAACACGAATGCACAGGTGCCAGACAGCGCTGGCACAGCCACAGCCTACCTCTGCGGGGTGAAGGCCAACGAGGGCACAGTGGGCGTGAGTGCAGCTGCCGTCCGATCCAACTGTAAGACGGCAAAGGGGAACGAGGTCACCTCCATCCTCAAATGGGCCAAAGATGCAg GCAAGTCAGTGGGAATTGTGACCACGACGCGGGTCAACCACGCAACTCCCAGTGCCGCTTACGCCCACAGTGTGGACAGAGACTGGTACTCGGACAACGAGATGCCAGAGGAAGCGCTGCAGTCCGGCTGCAGGGATATCGCCAGGCAGCTCTTCGAAAACATTCCCAACATTGAT GTTATTATGGGTGGAGGCAGGAAGTACATGTTCCCCAAAAACCAGTCAGATGTGGAGTACCCCAGCGTGGCGAAGCACAGCGGCACGCGCAAAGACGGCAGAAACCTGGTCGAGGAGTGGATCGACAGAACGAAGGCTAAa AAAGGCCATTATGTATGGAACAAGAAGCAGCTCTTATCACTGAACCCTAACAACGTGGATTACTTATTGG GTCTCTTTGAACCTGGGGATCTGCCCTTTGACTTGGAGAGGAACCAAGAGACTGATCCTTCACTGACAGAGATGGTGGAGGTGGCCATCAAGATCCTGAAGAGGAACCCCAGTGGATTTTACCTGCTTGTAGAAG gcGGCCGTATTGACCATGGACACCACGAGGGAAAGGCCAAGCACGCTCTGCATGAAGCTGTGGAAATGGACCGGGCCATCGGCCAGGCAGGCCTCTTGACAAGCAGCCACAATACAATGACCGTAGTTACTGCGGACCATTCGCATATGTTCAACTTCGGAGGCTACACatccagaggaaacacaataTTTG GTCTGGCCCCCATGATGAGTGATGTCGACCAGAAGCCCTTTACCTCCATTTTATACGGGAACGGACCAGGTTATAAAATTGTCAGTGGTGTGAGGGAGAACGTGTCCACTATTGATTATG aggaaaacaactaCCAGGCCCAGGCAGCTGTACCTCTAAGCATGGAGACTCATGGCGGAGAGGATGTTGCGGTGTTTGCCAAAGGTCCCCTCGCTCACCTGCTCCATGGGATCCACGAGCAGAACTACATCCCCCACGTGATGGCTTACGCCGCCTGCATCGGCCAGAACAGGGAACACTGTATGTCGTCCAGCGGGAAGGCGCCCCCTCTACACCCCGCCCTCTCCAGCATCGCAGCCCTTCTCACAGCTGCCCGACTTCTCTGCTGA
- the alpl gene encoding alkaline phosphatase, tissue-nonspecific isozyme isoform X2 — MLWPSRETRQPRGDENMKVTAVLIICSCLISGSLGKPQFPDQEKEPKFWNAWAQRTLKNALSLQKLNTNKADNLILFLGDGMGVPTVTAARILKGQLSGFSGEETQLEMDKFPFVSLAKTYNTNAQVPDSAGTATAYLCGVKANEGTVGVSAAAVRSNCKTAKGNEVTSILKWAKDAGKSVGIVTTTRVNHATPSAAYAHSVDRDWYSDNEMPEEALQSGCRDIARQLFENIPNIDVIMGGGRKYMFPKNQSDVEYPSVAKHSGTRKDGRNLVEEWIDRTKAKKGHYVWNKKQLLSLNPNNVDYLLGLFEPGDLPFDLERNQETDPSLTEMVEVAIKILKRNPSGFYLLVEGGRIDHGHHEGKAKHALHEAVEMDRAIGQAGLLTSSHNTMTVVTADHSHMFNFGGYTSRGNTIFGLAPMMSDVDQKPFTSILYGNGPGYKIVSGVRENVSTIDYEENNYQAQAAVPLSMETHGGEDVAVFAKGPLAHLLHGIHEQNYIPHVMAYAACIGQNREHCMSSSGKAPPLHPALSSIAALLTAARLLC, encoded by the exons ATGTTATGGCCGTCTAGAGAAACACGTCAGCCGCGCGGAGACGAAAACATGAAGGTGACAGCCGTGCTCATCATCTGCTCCTGTCTGATCTCGGGGAGTCTGGGGAAGCCGCAGTTCCCTG ATCAAGAAAAGGAGCCCAAGTTTTGGAATGCGTGGGCCCAGCGAACCCTGAAAAACGCCCTGAGTCTGCAAAAACTCAATACAAACAAAGCAGACaacctcatcctcttcctcggAGATG GGATGGGCGTTCCAACGGTGACGGCTGCTCGAATCCTGAAGGGTCAGCTGAGCGGATTTAGCGGAGAGGAGACGCAGCTGGAGATGGACAAGTTCCCTTTTGTGTCTCTGGCTAAG ACATACAACACGAATGCACAGGTGCCAGACAGCGCTGGCACAGCCACAGCCTACCTCTGCGGGGTGAAGGCCAACGAGGGCACAGTGGGCGTGAGTGCAGCTGCCGTCCGATCCAACTGTAAGACGGCAAAGGGGAACGAGGTCACCTCCATCCTCAAATGGGCCAAAGATGCAg GCAAGTCAGTGGGAATTGTGACCACGACGCGGGTCAACCACGCAACTCCCAGTGCCGCTTACGCCCACAGTGTGGACAGAGACTGGTACTCGGACAACGAGATGCCAGAGGAAGCGCTGCAGTCCGGCTGCAGGGATATCGCCAGGCAGCTCTTCGAAAACATTCCCAACATTGAT GTTATTATGGGTGGAGGCAGGAAGTACATGTTCCCCAAAAACCAGTCAGATGTGGAGTACCCCAGCGTGGCGAAGCACAGCGGCACGCGCAAAGACGGCAGAAACCTGGTCGAGGAGTGGATCGACAGAACGAAGGCTAAa AAAGGCCATTATGTATGGAACAAGAAGCAGCTCTTATCACTGAACCCTAACAACGTGGATTACTTATTGG GTCTCTTTGAACCTGGGGATCTGCCCTTTGACTTGGAGAGGAACCAAGAGACTGATCCTTCACTGACAGAGATGGTGGAGGTGGCCATCAAGATCCTGAAGAGGAACCCCAGTGGATTTTACCTGCTTGTAGAAG gcGGCCGTATTGACCATGGACACCACGAGGGAAAGGCCAAGCACGCTCTGCATGAAGCTGTGGAAATGGACCGGGCCATCGGCCAGGCAGGCCTCTTGACAAGCAGCCACAATACAATGACCGTAGTTACTGCGGACCATTCGCATATGTTCAACTTCGGAGGCTACACatccagaggaaacacaataTTTG GTCTGGCCCCCATGATGAGTGATGTCGACCAGAAGCCCTTTACCTCCATTTTATACGGGAACGGACCAGGTTATAAAATTGTCAGTGGTGTGAGGGAGAACGTGTCCACTATTGATTATG aggaaaacaactaCCAGGCCCAGGCAGCTGTACCTCTAAGCATGGAGACTCATGGCGGAGAGGATGTTGCGGTGTTTGCCAAAGGTCCCCTCGCTCACCTGCTCCATGGGATCCACGAGCAGAACTACATCCCCCACGTGATGGCTTACGCCGCCTGCATCGGCCAGAACAGGGAACACTGTATGTCGTCCAGCGGGAAGGCGCCCCCTCTACACCCCGCCCTCTCCAGCATCGCAGCCCTTCTCACAGCTGCCCGACTTCTCTGCTGA
- the LOC133973748 gene encoding guanylin-like, with protein sequence MRSLSVVVVGVVLLCVGTGALGVQVKVGDRSFPLEAVKQLKELMDLNEDLNPRLAETSVTAACENPLLPQVFQPVCQGRGTGTVFSRLVYIITPSDPCEICANPSCFGCLN encoded by the exons ATGAGATCCCTCAGTGTGGTTGTCGTTGgggttgtgttgctctgtgttggCACTGGAGCTCTGGGTGTGCAGGTGAAG GTCGGAGACAGGAGCTTCCCCCTTGAGGCGgtgaagcagctgaaggagctgatggATTTAAATGAAGACCTCAACCCTCGCCTCGCCGAGACAAGTGTCACGGCGGCTTGTGAGAACCCTCTGCTGCCTCAGGTCTTTCAGCCAGTTTGCCAGGGGAGGGGCACAGGCACTGTTTTCTCCCGACTAG TGTATATCATCACACCTTCGGATCCCTGTGAGATATGTGCCAACCCCTCCTGCTTCGGGTGTCTGAACTGA